From the Cryomorphaceae bacterium genome, the window TGCCCTGCTGAAATACATGGCATCCATCCGCTGGTTCAACAGCACTTTTACACGGTTGGGATTGAAGAGGTCGGCCGTGCGTTCTGCGCGCTTTACAAGCGTGGCTATCTGGGTATTACGGTCTTCAAAACAACCGATCAGGTTATTGACCTGACCGGGTTGAATAAAGGGCTCATCTCCCTGGATGTTGACCACCACATCAAAGTCCTCATCCACTTTGGCACAAGCCTCCTGACAACGATCTGTGCCGCTGGGATGATTCGCGGAAGTCATCAAAACTTCTCCCCCAAAAGCACGGCCAGCCTCTGCAATACGCTCGTCATCGGTCGCGATAACCACCTTGGTCAATTGGGCCTTACAGGCTTGCTCATAAACCCTCTGTATCATGGGTTTACCCGCGATATCTGCCAATGGTTTGCCGGGAAACCTTGAGGATGCATAGCGGGCCGGAATAATGCCGAGGGCTTTCATGGTTATATCTCGAGCGAATATTGCAGCATGGTTAAACGCGGTGATTCTATACTCAACGGGCGGATTGCGTATTCCGTATTGTACAGATTGTTGACAATGAGAGCCACTTTGCTTCGTTTCGACACTTTAACCGATGCGCGGAGATCCATCACATAAATGGGGTTTTGGTTGTCTTCCATCCACTGCGTTACACCCGAAGGCAGAAACAAATCTGTATCCAGCACAATAAAAGCGCGGTCTATATTGCGAATGGGTGTCATCATTCTTACACTGGTGCCCAAGCTGAAACCTTTGTATGTGGCTTCCACATCGAGTTTGGCCATGTGCTCCACCCTATACTTCAGCAGGTTGCCGTCTCCAAAAGAGCTTGTGTTTTGATAGGTAATGGGAGCAAATACGGGCTGAAGACCCACCTGATCTGCCGGATTTTCAGGCACTATCGGGTAATTGTCTCCCATTGCCGTTTCTAAATCCGACACGATGTACACATTCTCCGGGTCAAGCACCAGTGGCTGCACATACGTGTATCCCAAAAGCAGGTTAAGCTCAACGCCTCCGATTTTGCCCTGACCCATTACTGAAAAGTCGAGGCCGCGAACAAGCGCGGGGCCAGTATTAACCGACCGGAAACCGAGGATTTCGTTCAGTTGCTGAATATTTAAACCCGGGCCCAAAGGATCAGGCACCCCCCAGGT encodes:
- the kdsB gene encoding 3-deoxy-manno-octulosonate cytidylyltransferase — its product is MKALGIIPARYASSRFPGKPLADIAGKPMIQRVYEQACKAQLTKVVIATDDERIAEAGRAFGGEVLMTSANHPSGTDRCQEACAKVDEDFDVVVNIQGDEPFIQPGQVNNLIGCFEDRNTQIATLVKRAERTADLFNPNRVKVLLNQRMDAMYFSRAPLPYRNGIEASEWLKDHVYFLHIGMYAYRPHILEEITRLAPSSLEKAEQLEQLRWLEHGYRIRTAETDLESDSIDHPDDLRRMLERYREGDYGY